A genomic region of Prionailurus viverrinus isolate Anna chromosome D4, UM_Priviv_1.0, whole genome shotgun sequence contains the following coding sequences:
- the IDNK gene encoding probable gluconokinase isoform X4, whose translation MKMEKGIPLNDQDRIPWLCNLHDILLRDVASGQHVVLACSALKKVYRDILIRGKDGGPLKCEQMRKDKQPAEVKLLVVYLSGSFEVISGRLLKRKGHFMPPELLQSQFDTLEPPSDPENFIQINVDKNLSEIIATIMGTLR comes from the exons ATGAAGATGGAAAAAGGGATCCCGCTGAATGACCAG GACAGGATTCCATGGCTCTGCAACTTACATGACATCTTACTAAG AGATGTAGCCTCCGGACAGCATGTGGTTCTAGCCTGCTCAGCTCTGAAGAAAGTGTACAGAGACATCTTAATACGAGGAAAAGATGGTGGACCTCTGAAGTGTGAGCAGATGCGGAAGGACAAACAGCCAGCTGAGGTGAAGCTCCTCGTGGTCTATCTGAGTGGGTCGTTTGAGGTCATCTCTGGACGCTTACTcaaaagaaaaggacattttaTGCCCCCTGAGTTACTGCAGTCCCAGTTTGATACTCTGGAGCCCCCATCAGATCCAGAAAATTTCATCCAAATCAATGTGGACAAAAATCTTTCAGAGATAATTGCTACAATTATGGGAACTCTAAGATAA
- the IDNK gene encoding probable gluconokinase isoform X1 has product MAAPGALLVMGVSGSGKSTVGSLLASELGWKFYDADDYHPEENRMKMEKGIPLNDQDRIPWLCNLHDILLRDVASGQHVVLACSALKKVYRDILIRGKDGGPLKCEQMRKDKQPAEVKLLVVYLSGSFEVISGRLLKRKGHFMPPELLQSQFDTLEPPSDPENFIQINVDKNLSEIIATIMGTLR; this is encoded by the exons ATGGCCGCGCCGGGTGCGCTGCTGGTGATGGGCGTGAGCGGCTCGGGGAA ATCTACCGTGGGCTCCCTGTTGGCATCCGAG TTAGGTTGGAAATTCTATGATGCAGATGACTATCACCCGGAGGAAAATCGAATGAAGATGGAAAAAGGGATCCCGCTGAATGACCAG GACAGGATTCCATGGCTCTGCAACTTACATGACATCTTACTAAG AGATGTAGCCTCCGGACAGCATGTGGTTCTAGCCTGCTCAGCTCTGAAGAAAGTGTACAGAGACATCTTAATACGAGGAAAAGATGGTGGACCTCTGAAGTGTGAGCAGATGCGGAAGGACAAACAGCCAGCTGAGGTGAAGCTCCTCGTGGTCTATCTGAGTGGGTCGTTTGAGGTCATCTCTGGACGCTTACTcaaaagaaaaggacattttaTGCCCCCTGAGTTACTGCAGTCCCAGTTTGATACTCTGGAGCCCCCATCAGATCCAGAAAATTTCATCCAAATCAATGTGGACAAAAATCTTTCAGAGATAATTGCTACAATTATGGGAACTCTAAGATAA
- the IDNK gene encoding probable gluconokinase isoform X2 has translation MIICWRYSEGWKFYDADDYHPEENRMKMEKGIPLNDQDRIPWLCNLHDILLRDVASGQHVVLACSALKKVYRDILIRGKDGGPLKCEQMRKDKQPAEVKLLVVYLSGSFEVISGRLLKRKGHFMPPELLQSQFDTLEPPSDPENFIQINVDKNLSEIIATIMGTLR, from the exons ATGATCATATGCTGGAGATATTCTGAAG GTTGGAAATTCTATGATGCAGATGACTATCACCCGGAGGAAAATCGAATGAAGATGGAAAAAGGGATCCCGCTGAATGACCAG GACAGGATTCCATGGCTCTGCAACTTACATGACATCTTACTAAG AGATGTAGCCTCCGGACAGCATGTGGTTCTAGCCTGCTCAGCTCTGAAGAAAGTGTACAGAGACATCTTAATACGAGGAAAAGATGGTGGACCTCTGAAGTGTGAGCAGATGCGGAAGGACAAACAGCCAGCTGAGGTGAAGCTCCTCGTGGTCTATCTGAGTGGGTCGTTTGAGGTCATCTCTGGACGCTTACTcaaaagaaaaggacattttaTGCCCCCTGAGTTACTGCAGTCCCAGTTTGATACTCTGGAGCCCCCATCAGATCCAGAAAATTTCATCCAAATCAATGTGGACAAAAATCTTTCAGAGATAATTGCTACAATTATGGGAACTCTAAGATAA
- the IDNK gene encoding probable gluconokinase isoform X3, translated as MAAPGWKFYDADDYHPEENRMKMEKGIPLNDQDRIPWLCNLHDILLRDVASGQHVVLACSALKKVYRDILIRGKDGGPLKCEQMRKDKQPAEVKLLVVYLSGSFEVISGRLLKRKGHFMPPELLQSQFDTLEPPSDPENFIQINVDKNLSEIIATIMGTLR; from the exons ATGGCCGCGCCGG GTTGGAAATTCTATGATGCAGATGACTATCACCCGGAGGAAAATCGAATGAAGATGGAAAAAGGGATCCCGCTGAATGACCAG GACAGGATTCCATGGCTCTGCAACTTACATGACATCTTACTAAG AGATGTAGCCTCCGGACAGCATGTGGTTCTAGCCTGCTCAGCTCTGAAGAAAGTGTACAGAGACATCTTAATACGAGGAAAAGATGGTGGACCTCTGAAGTGTGAGCAGATGCGGAAGGACAAACAGCCAGCTGAGGTGAAGCTCCTCGTGGTCTATCTGAGTGGGTCGTTTGAGGTCATCTCTGGACGCTTACTcaaaagaaaaggacattttaTGCCCCCTGAGTTACTGCAGTCCCAGTTTGATACTCTGGAGCCCCCATCAGATCCAGAAAATTTCATCCAAATCAATGTGGACAAAAATCTTTCAGAGATAATTGCTACAATTATGGGAACTCTAAGATAA